One window from the genome of Paramisgurnus dabryanus chromosome 24, PD_genome_1.1, whole genome shotgun sequence encodes:
- the LOC135741233 gene encoding uncharacterized protein has translation MSSKGGRNKRAKNARDLDTHDAPSLDLSIIDKRLNIIPVGRQLERTPPSKTERVSYQLNKPDDSVTTPGQVIKDEPRAQEIAKDISCNGSSEHLEHPKEDRKSIKRSSSTASSATPGNADPETFIQGMQGYQWTNTDLEFVYQTKLKKQFQKLQQELSDVQKSLKSTRQMRDFAVAAHEKIQAELSKVSSCERVQEMTREILLKSQSSVQLEGLDSKSLLARLKICDVQHATSEERTNIEKLNAEVTKAQIVRQKHGELAKEVDVCKSNVNQIKVNINTLTADIAALESQLVKRSGKEEALTSAKHRQRGPKPPATTSAQKVHNVPKPTAAQSSPTPPKPKALTARSAPKVHTVPKPTAVQSSPTPPKPKALTARSAPKVHTVPKPTAVQSSPTPPKLTAPTARSAPKIHNVTKPTAAQSSPTPPKLTAPTARSAQKVHNVTKPTTAQSAPTPPKPTAPTARSVPKIHNVPKPTATQSSSSPPKPKASTARSAPKVQTVPKPTAVQSAPTPPKPSIAAKAPDYRCSPKLHTVSKSTTPQSVPKATTVPKPSIGAKASKTTASKASLAPKPSSAPKVMDGDVNGLRRSKRIASKKEK, from the exons ATGAGCTCGAAGGGAGGCAGAAATAAACGCGCCAAAAATGCGCGCGATTTGGATACGCACGATGCTCCTTCATTAGATCTATCAATCATCGACAAACGTCTGAATATTATACCTGTCGGACGACAATTAGAGCGAACACCTCCATCCAAAACTGAAAGAGTCTCATATCAACTAAATAAACCGGATGATTCAGTAACAACACCAGGACAGGTGATCAAAGACGAGCCACGTGCACAG GAAATAGCTAAAGACATTTCTTGCAATGGATCGAGTGAACATCTGGAGCACCCTAAAGAAGACAGAAAGTCCATCAAGAGGTCCAGTTCCACAGCTTCATCAG CGACACCTGGGAATGCAGACCCGGAAACCTTCATCCAGGGAATGCAGGGTTATCAGTGGACAAACACAGACCTGGAGTTTGTCTATCAAACCAAATTGaaaaaacaatttcagaagcttcAG CAAGAGTTAAGTGATGTGCAGAAATCTCTAAAGAGCACAAGACAAATGCGGGACTTTGCCGTTGCTGCACATGAAAAAATCCAAGCAGAGCTTTCTAAG GTGTCGTCGTGTGAACGGGTGCAAGAAATGACGAGGGAAATACTCTTAAAGTCGCAGAGCTCCGTTCAGCTGGAGGGACTCGATTCCAAAAGTCTACTAGCCAGACTTAAGATCTGTGATGTGCAGCACGCTACGTCTGAAGAGAGGACAAACATCGAGAAGCTCAACGCAGAGGTGACAAAAGCACAAATTGTGAG ACAAAAACATGGGGAACTTGCAAAAGAGGTTGATGTATGTAAATCAAACGTCAACCAAATCAAG GTAAACATAAATACACTGACAGCGGACATTGCTGCTCTGGAGTCCCAGCTGGTTAAAAGGTCTGGTAAAGAG GAGGCGCTGACATCAGCTAAACACCGCCAAAGAGGTCCTAAACCCCCTGCAACCACTTCTGCCCAAAAAGTCCACAATGTACCCAAACCAACCGCTGCCCAATCATCCCCAACTCCCCCAAAACCCAAAGCCCTTACTGCTCGTTCTGCCCCAAAAGTTCACACTGTACCCAAACCAACCGCTGTCCAATCATCCCCAACTCCCCCAAAACCCAAAGCCCTTACTGCTCGTTCTGCCCCAAAAGTTCACACTGTACCCAAACCAACAGCTGTCCAATCATCCCCAACTCCCCCAAAACTCACAGCCCCTACTGCTCGTTCTGCCCCAAAAATCCACAATGTAACCAAACCAACCGCGGCCCAATCATCCCCAACTCCCCCAAAACTCACAGCCCCTACTGCTCGTTCTGCCCAAAAAGTCCACAATGTAACCAAACCAACCACGGCCCAATCAGCCCCAACTCCCCCAAAACCCACAGCCCCCACTGCTCGTTCTGTCCCAAAAATTCACAATGTACCCAAACCAACGGCTACCCAATCATCCTCATCTCCCCCAAAACCCAAAGCCTCTACTGCTCGTTCTGCCCCAAAAGTTCAAACTGTACCCAAACCAACCGCTGTCCAATCAGCCCCAACTCCCCCTAAACCATCTATTGCTGCCAAAGCTCCTGATTATCGTTGTTCCCCAAAACTTCACACTGTCTCCAAATCAACCACTCCCCAATCTGTCCCAAAAGCCACTACTGTCCCAAAACCCTCTATTGGTGCCAAAGCTTCAAAAACTACTGCTTCAAAAGCCTCTCTAGCCCCGAAACCCAGCTCTGCCCCAAAGGTCATGGATGGTGATGTCAACGGCCTCCGTCGGTCTAAAAGGATCGCTTCTAAAAAAGAGAAGTGA